One part of the Caproiciproducens sp. CPB-2 genome encodes these proteins:
- a CDS encoding ATP-binding protein produces the protein MISLDKYKDAKKIDDIEVSISYKIIELFSAGLYSSPNKAFEELICNSYDALANTVSVYVSPDLAADGAFVWVCDNGLGLNSKELKNLWKIGESSKRLVPDEEETRLQIGQFGIGKLSTYILARNLTYISKKDNRYLLTTMDYNRIQGDTQRIFLDEIEISEMDAKSLVEQYTIVSGKDMVSFKMFGCEASDSWTLSILTDLKAKATEIQEGRLKWILRSALPLSPGFNLYYNREKIESSKIKIPILKTWIIGKDDITAESLEYATCVHDEDTDTYSVDFEFLKGVNGAFILYEDSLLGGKSSGYGRSHGIFLSIRGRLINLDDPLLGMEAFSHGAFNRCRIIINADGLDSNLTSTRESVKDSRPFNELKNYIKKKFNNEVRKYYFEVEEQQEKKKSVGYRLSQTAYTTSKKPIYKFIEKYYANEISNPFLIEKPQDTSAEELLPQYDDEDQEAKQVIETIEWGILGAQSPIAKLNLKTKTLTINSLHPYIANYSDAYRNTLPLESLVITEVLTEAFLYEIGIDETDIHAIMKKRDDTFRQLALSDREGVPAVAQLLHDAVANPMGLEDAVYRAFLALGFEARRIGGNGKPDGYAEAILGYNPDGTTKNYSLTFDAKSTAGERIAAGTAKLSGLKRHQADYHATYAVEVAIGYAGEDDPESAIAKESQQQAVTVMKVQDLARLLLFAAPKQLGLAKLQNLFETCYTPSQVTAWIDELIQEKSDQGPYFDIIEVVYNLQKTDPEPPTIEVVRMKVNEKLKTSFSTAKIRTYIEALKNIIPGQFHLDDRYVSVDCSPEIIKRHITNAINSEVPAAMRDIYNAMFSK, from the coding sequence ATGATTAGCTTAGATAAGTATAAAGATGCTAAAAAAATTGATGATATTGAAGTAAGCATTAGTTATAAAATTATTGAGCTGTTTTCTGCAGGTTTGTATTCAAGCCCAAATAAAGCTTTTGAAGAATTAATATGTAACTCATATGATGCTTTGGCTAATACAGTTTCAGTTTATGTGTCCCCTGATCTAGCAGCCGATGGGGCATTCGTTTGGGTATGCGATAATGGGTTGGGCCTTAACTCGAAAGAGCTTAAAAACTTATGGAAAATAGGAGAATCCTCAAAGCGGTTAGTTCCTGATGAAGAAGAAACGCGATTGCAAATTGGGCAATTCGGTATTGGAAAACTTTCAACATATATTTTAGCTAGAAACCTTACCTATATTTCAAAAAAGGATAATCGTTATCTTCTCACTACGATGGATTATAACCGAATTCAGGGTGATACCCAAAGAATTTTTCTTGATGAAATTGAGATATCTGAAATGGATGCCAAAAGCTTAGTAGAGCAGTACACTATAGTAAGCGGTAAGGATATGGTATCCTTTAAAATGTTTGGCTGCGAGGCAAGCGATTCTTGGACGCTTTCAATTCTGACGGATTTAAAAGCAAAGGCAACTGAGATACAGGAAGGCCGTCTTAAGTGGATACTTCGAAGCGCTCTACCACTCAGCCCTGGATTCAATCTTTATTATAATCGTGAAAAAATTGAATCGTCTAAAATCAAAATACCTATTCTGAAAACATGGATTATAGGCAAAGATGATATAACTGCAGAATCATTAGAGTATGCGACTTGTGTCCACGATGAAGATACAGATACATATTCTGTTGATTTTGAGTTCTTAAAGGGAGTAAACGGAGCCTTTATTCTGTATGAAGATTCACTCTTGGGTGGAAAATCGTCGGGTTATGGGAGAAGCCACGGTATTTTTCTAAGCATAAGAGGTCGGCTTATAAATCTTGATGATCCCCTTCTGGGTATGGAAGCATTCTCACATGGTGCATTCAATCGCTGTAGAATTATAATAAATGCGGATGGACTTGATAGCAACCTTACATCTACACGGGAATCTGTTAAAGATTCTCGTCCATTCAACGAATTGAAAAATTATATAAAGAAGAAATTTAATAATGAGGTTCGAAAATACTATTTTGAGGTAGAAGAGCAGCAGGAAAAAAAGAAAAGTGTTGGCTACCGGCTTTCACAAACTGCATACACAACTTCTAAAAAGCCAATATACAAATTTATAGAAAAGTATTACGCAAATGAAATCTCTAATCCATTTCTAATTGAAAAGCCTCAGGATACATCGGCTGAAGAATTGCTCCCACAATATGATGACGAGGATCAAGAGGCAAAACAGGTAATCGAAACTATTGAGTGGGGAATACTAGGAGCGCAGTCTCCAATTGCCAAATTGAATTTGAAGACTAAAACCCTAACTATTAATTCATTACATCCTTATATTGCCAATTATAGTGACGCTTACAGAAATACATTGCCACTTGAAAGTTTAGTTATAACTGAAGTTTTAACAGAGGCTTTCCTTTATGAAATTGGGATCGATGAGACTGACATACATGCAATAATGAAAAAGCGCGATGACACTTTTAGGCAATTAGCATTATCTGATAGGGAGGGAGTTCCTGCTGTTGCTCAGCTATTGCATGATGCTGTGGCAAACCCCATGGGATTGGAAGATGCTGTATATAGAGCGTTTTTGGCATTAGGATTTGAAGCGCGAAGAATAGGTGGTAATGGTAAGCCTGATGGGTATGCGGAAGCGATTCTTGGTTATAACCCTGATGGGACAACAAAAAACTATTCGTTAACTTTTGATGCAAAGAGCACAGCCGGTGAACGTATTGCTGCCGGAACTGCTAAATTATCTGGTTTAAAAAGGCATCAAGCTGACTATCATGCTACATATGCCGTAGAAGTTGCAATTGGTTATGCAGGAGAAGATGATCCAGAAAGTGCAATTGCAAAAGAATCGCAGCAACAAGCTGTTACTGTTATGAAAGTTCAAGATCTTGCAAGGCTTTTACTTTTTGCTGCTCCAAAACAACTTGGCTTGGCAAAATTACAAAATCTTTTTGAAACATGTTATACACCATCACAAGTAACGGCTTGGATTGATGAATTAATCCAAGAAAAATCGGACCAGGGTCCGTATTTTGATATTATAGAAGTGGTCTATAATCTTCAGAAAACCGATCCAGAACCTCCTACGATTGAAGTCGTACGCATGAAAGTTAACGAAAAATTAAAAACGAGCTTTTCTACGGCGAAGATTAGAACGTATATTGAAGCTCTTAAAAACATTATTCCCGGACAGTTTCACCTCGATGACCGCTATGTTTCAGTAGACTGCTCCCCTGAAATCATAAAACGACATATTACAAATGCGATTAATTCTGAGGTGCCTGCTGCAATGAGAGATATATACAATGCCATGTTTTCAAAGTGA
- a CDS encoding amino acid ABC transporter ATP-binding protein has translation MHILTAKDICKSFDSTKVLNGISIEVTKGQVLAVIGPSGSGKSTLLRCVTQLETVDSGEITICGDTLVKNGENGKAVYSDKAACSKIGLHIGLVFQNFNLFPHLSVMQNITEAPIRVLHRSKTEAEASAKELLKKMDLADKADAYPCQLSGGQQQRVSIARALAMNPDILFFDEPTSALDPELTGEILKVIRELAAEHMTMVVVTHEMKFARDVADYVVFMDNGTIVEQGNPEQLFGNTQNDRTKAFLSRFNEN, from the coding sequence ATGCATATCTTAACCGCCAAAGACATCTGCAAAAGCTTCGACAGCACAAAAGTGCTGAACGGCATTTCAATAGAAGTAACCAAAGGGCAGGTACTTGCGGTCATCGGGCCGTCCGGCTCGGGAAAAAGCACTCTGCTTCGCTGCGTTACCCAGCTGGAAACGGTAGATTCCGGCGAGATCACCATCTGTGGGGATACACTGGTGAAAAACGGCGAAAATGGCAAAGCCGTCTATTCGGACAAGGCCGCATGCAGCAAAATCGGGCTGCATATCGGGCTGGTTTTCCAGAATTTCAATCTTTTCCCCCACCTGTCCGTGATGCAGAACATTACGGAAGCGCCCATCCGCGTACTGCACCGTTCAAAGACGGAGGCGGAAGCTTCCGCAAAGGAGCTTCTGAAGAAAATGGATCTGGCGGACAAGGCGGATGCCTACCCCTGCCAGCTTTCCGGCGGACAGCAGCAGCGCGTATCCATTGCCCGCGCGCTCGCAATGAATCCGGATATCCTGTTTTTCGACGAGCCGACCAGCGCGCTCGATCCGGAGCTGACGGGAGAAATTCTCAAGGTCATCCGCGAGCTTGCGGCGGAGCATATGACGATGGTGGTTGTCACCCACGAAATGAAATTTGCCAGGGACGTGGCCGATTACGTGGTCTTTATGGACAACGGAACGATTGTCGAGCAGGGAAATCCGGAACAGCTTTTCGGCAATACGCAGAACGACCGCACCAAAGCCTTCCTTTCCCGTTTCAATGAAAATTAA
- a CDS encoding IS3 family transposase, producing MSFIRHPAAYGAVSTLSAERVFPVWKLCGFLHITRSAYYRWLKHPKSSRELENELIAGEVEKIHSLHTDMGYRRIRDELDRHHGIHVNDKRVLRIDRALHIQSSVKYRRHGCTKSAASPEYIAKNYLNRKFYADAPNRKWLTDVTEFKYFIGPEIRKVYLSAILDLYDRRIVAYAVGDHNDNRLVFNTLDAAVAANPDAHPLFHSDRGYQYTSRSFHSKLHAAKMKQSMSRVAHCIDNGPMEGFWGILKREMYYGRKFTDRKQITQAISEYIYFYNYRRLQRRLSVMTPMEFHAQYAKAA from the coding sequence TTGAGCTTCATCAGGCATCCGGCGGCTTACGGCGCGGTAAGCACGCTGTCTGCGGAACGGGTATTCCCTGTTTGGAAACTCTGCGGCTTTCTGCACATCACGCGCTCGGCGTATTACAGATGGCTGAAGCACCCGAAAAGCAGCCGCGAGTTGGAAAACGAACTCATCGCAGGCGAGGTCGAGAAAATCCATAGCCTGCATACGGATATGGGATACCGCAGAATACGGGATGAGTTGGACAGGCATCATGGCATTCATGTCAACGACAAGCGAGTACTCCGCATCGACCGTGCACTTCATATTCAGTCCAGCGTCAAATACCGTCGGCACGGGTGCACAAAAAGTGCGGCATCGCCGGAATACATTGCCAAAAACTATTTGAACCGCAAATTTTATGCGGACGCTCCGAACCGAAAATGGTTGACCGATGTAACGGAATTCAAGTATTTCATCGGCCCGGAAATCCGCAAGGTTTATCTGAGCGCTATTCTGGACTTGTACGACCGGCGCATCGTTGCCTATGCCGTAGGCGATCATAATGACAACAGGTTGGTATTCAATACGCTGGATGCTGCCGTGGCCGCTAATCCGGACGCACACCCGCTATTTCACAGTGACCGGGGGTACCAGTATACCAGCCGTTCTTTTCACTCGAAATTGCATGCCGCCAAGATGAAGCAAAGCATGTCCAGAGTGGCGCACTGTATTGACAATGGGCCGATGGAAGGCTTTTGGGGTATCCTCAAACGGGAAATGTACTATGGACGCAAATTCACCGACCGGAAACAGATCACGCAAGCCATTTCAGAGTATATTTACTTTTACAACTACCGGCGACTGCAGCGCCGATTGTCTGTTATGACACCCATGGAGTTCCATGCACAGTACGCAAAAGCTGCGTAA
- a CDS encoding amino acid ABC transporter permease: MNYQALLTQMLEATLMSLRIFFVTLIFSLPLGLLVAKGRMTKVRVVNLPVRLYILLMRGTPLMLQLLFFFYALKPLFGIQLDRVLAAEVAFVLNYAAYFAEIFRGGIEGIPRGQHEAARVLGFTRGQTFFRIILPQVVKHIIPPMGNEFITLVKDTSLAQVIGIVELLKVTSNWVSSAVNMTPLVIAGAFYLVMNGVVTRFFTMAENRLDYYH; this comes from the coding sequence ATGAATTATCAGGCGCTTTTGACACAGATGCTGGAAGCAACCCTTATGTCACTGCGTATCTTTTTCGTCACGCTTATTTTTTCGCTGCCGCTCGGCCTGCTGGTGGCCAAGGGACGCATGACGAAGGTCAGGGTCGTCAATCTTCCGGTCAGGCTTTACATACTGCTGATGCGCGGAACACCGCTGATGCTGCAGCTTCTGTTCTTCTTTTATGCCCTGAAGCCCCTGTTCGGGATTCAGCTGGACCGCGTTCTGGCGGCGGAGGTCGCCTTTGTCCTGAACTACGCGGCGTATTTCGCGGAAATCTTCCGCGGGGGGATCGAGGGGATTCCCCGCGGCCAGCACGAGGCGGCAAGGGTGCTCGGTTTTACGCGCGGCCAGACCTTCTTTCGCATCATTCTGCCACAGGTCGTCAAGCACATTATCCCGCCGATGGGCAACGAGTTCATCACGCTCGTAAAGGACACCTCCCTGGCGCAGGTGATCGGCATCGTCGAGCTGCTCAAGGTAACCTCCAACTGGGTTTCCTCGGCGGTCAACATGACGCCACTGGTGATTGCCGGCGCGTTCTATCTTGTGATGAACGGCGTGGTCACCCGGTTCTTTACGATGGCCGAAAACCGGCTGGACTATTATCATTAG
- a CDS encoding aminopeptidase P family protein translates to MNSVNERLAALRRQMKQNGVQACIVPSADPHMSEYLPAYWAARSYFSGFTGSAGTLVVTETQSGLWTDGRYFIQAAHQLEGSEITLYRMAVKGVPTYTEFLAEELNEGETVGFDGKMLSAAAVEEMREKFAEKKLKIKAVDLIQDIWTDRPQMPASKVFVHDVKYAGYTCEEKLEQVRAELKKQHADGEIFTKLDCVAWLMNIRADDIEYNPLAVSYAIVYTDSAYLFINTGRVLPETLAYLEENGVTVREYEEIDRALEKISSDKTILVDPVTVNYDLYQLLKQNRHVTVKEGGDTVIALKGVKNETEIKNIIEAHIKDGRALVEFCVQFEDRMKNGETVTECTVCDMLRECRAKQPNNKGESFGTIAAYGANAAMMHYSPKPETCSTLKNRDFLLIDSGGQYLEGTTDITRTFALGPLSREEKEHYTYVLKAHIALATAVFLEGCTGGNIDILSREQVWKHGIDYRCGTGHGVGMFSGVHEGPQNMRISNNVAFKKGMTITNEPGIYEEGKHGIRTENIMLVTDFVNNEYGQFLKFEPITYFPIDTAGILTELMTDDELEWLNNYHHMVYEKLSPGLSGKELQWLKDHTQPVKRV, encoded by the coding sequence ATGAACAGCGTAAATGAAAGGCTTGCCGCGCTGCGCCGCCAGATGAAGCAGAACGGCGTGCAGGCCTGTATTGTGCCTTCCGCCGACCCTCATATGAGCGAGTACCTGCCCGCTTACTGGGCGGCAAGAAGCTATTTTTCCGGCTTTACCGGTTCCGCGGGAACGCTGGTGGTTACGGAAACGCAAAGCGGGCTCTGGACGGACGGGCGGTATTTTATCCAGGCCGCGCATCAGCTGGAGGGCAGCGAAATCACCCTGTACCGCATGGCGGTCAAAGGGGTGCCGACCTATACCGAATTTTTAGCGGAGGAGCTGAACGAGGGTGAAACGGTCGGATTTGACGGCAAAATGCTTTCCGCTGCCGCCGTCGAGGAAATGCGTGAGAAATTCGCCGAAAAAAAGCTGAAAATCAAGGCGGTCGACCTCATTCAGGATATCTGGACGGACAGGCCGCAAATGCCCGCAAGCAAGGTGTTTGTTCACGACGTAAAGTACGCGGGCTATACCTGCGAAGAAAAGCTGGAACAGGTCCGCGCGGAGCTGAAAAAGCAGCATGCCGACGGGGAAATCTTTACCAAGCTGGACTGCGTCGCCTGGCTGATGAATATCCGCGCGGACGACATCGAATACAATCCGCTCGCGGTTTCCTACGCGATTGTTTATACCGATTCCGCTTACCTGTTTATCAATACCGGCCGCGTCCTGCCGGAAACACTTGCCTACCTGGAGGAAAACGGCGTTACGGTCAGGGAATACGAGGAAATCGACCGCGCGCTGGAAAAAATCAGCTCTGACAAGACGATTCTGGTCGACCCGGTCACCGTCAATTACGACCTGTATCAGCTGCTGAAGCAGAACCGGCATGTGACCGTCAAAGAGGGCGGCGATACCGTCATTGCCCTCAAGGGGGTCAAAAATGAAACGGAGATTAAAAATATCATAGAGGCGCATATCAAGGACGGCCGCGCGCTCGTGGAGTTCTGCGTCCAATTCGAGGATAGGATGAAGAACGGGGAGACTGTCACCGAATGCACCGTTTGCGATATGCTGCGGGAGTGCAGGGCAAAGCAGCCGAACAACAAGGGCGAAAGCTTCGGCACCATTGCGGCCTATGGCGCGAACGCCGCGATGATGCATTACAGCCCGAAGCCGGAAACCTGCAGCACCCTGAAAAATCGGGATTTCCTGCTGATCGATTCCGGCGGACAGTATCTGGAAGGGACCACCGATATCACCCGTACCTTCGCTTTGGGACCGCTCAGCCGGGAGGAAAAGGAGCATTACACCTATGTGCTGAAAGCCCATATCGCGCTGGCGACGGCCGTATTCCTGGAAGGCTGCACCGGCGGCAATATCGACATCCTCAGCCGCGAGCAGGTCTGGAAGCACGGAATCGACTACCGCTGCGGCACGGGCCACGGCGTGGGCATGTTCAGCGGGGTGCACGAGGGTCCGCAGAACATGAGGATCAGCAATAATGTTGCCTTTAAAAAGGGCATGACCATCACCAACGAACCGGGTATCTACGAAGAGGGAAAGCACGGGATCCGCACCGAAAATATCATGCTTGTCACTGATTTTGTCAATAACGAGTACGGACAGTTCTTAAAATTTGAACCCATTACTTATTTCCCGATCGATACCGCGGGAATCCTGACGGAGCTGATGACGGACGACGAGCTGGAGTGGCTGAACAACTACCATCATATGGTCTACGAGAAGCTTTCCCCGGGCCTTTCCGGAAAAGAGCTCCAGTGGCTGAAGGACCACACCCAGCCAGTCAAAAGGGTATAG
- a CDS encoding ATP-binding protein, giving the protein MYRTAMENLLIWKRKKNKKPLIIRGARQVGKTWLMKEFGKTAYKEMVYINFDNNSRMQTLFDGDLNVERIITGLELYAAHKIDAENTLLIFDEIQEVPKALTSLKYFNENAPQYQIVCAGSMLGVALHQGTSFPVGKVEFLDLYPLSFFEFMQAMGKEQYVKLLQNSDFEMATTFKQEYVDLLKHYYYVGGMPEVVLNFSENKDFNEAREIQQRILSAYEQDFSKHAPNEVVPRIRMLWNSIPAQLAKENKKFIYGLIKEGARAKEYELAMLWLTDCGLVHKVQRVMTPNLPLKAYEDLKAFKLFLVDIGLLSCMTGLRQQTLLDGSDLFKEFKGALTEQYVLQQLKTLKDVQTYYWTAERGMAEVDFIIDNGSDIIPIEVKAEANLQAKSLKVYREKFQPKLSIRTSMADYKKEDWLLNLPLWAIESALIDYKTCQQ; this is encoded by the coding sequence ATGTACCGTACTGCCATGGAAAACCTTCTGATCTGGAAGCGCAAGAAAAATAAAAAGCCCCTCATTATCCGAGGGGCGCGCCAAGTCGGCAAGACTTGGCTGATGAAGGAATTCGGAAAGACCGCCTACAAAGAGATGGTCTATATCAACTTTGACAATAACAGCCGGATGCAGACGCTTTTTGACGGTGACCTCAACGTTGAGCGGATCATTACCGGGCTTGAGCTCTATGCCGCTCATAAGATTGACGCTGAAAATACCCTGCTTATCTTTGATGAAATCCAGGAGGTACCTAAGGCACTGACCTCCCTGAAATATTTTAATGAAAACGCCCCGCAGTATCAGATCGTTTGTGCCGGCTCCATGCTTGGCGTGGCGCTGCATCAAGGAACATCGTTTCCCGTAGGAAAGGTGGAATTTCTCGATCTTTACCCCTTGTCCTTTTTCGAGTTCATGCAGGCTATGGGCAAAGAACAGTATGTGAAGCTCCTGCAAAATAGTGATTTTGAAATGGCTACGACATTTAAACAGGAGTATGTGGATCTGCTGAAGCATTACTATTATGTCGGCGGTATGCCGGAGGTCGTACTGAACTTTTCGGAGAACAAAGATTTTAATGAGGCCCGTGAAATTCAGCAACGCATTCTATCCGCCTATGAACAGGATTTTTCAAAACATGCTCCCAATGAAGTGGTTCCGCGTATCCGGATGCTGTGGAACAGCATTCCTGCCCAACTTGCCAAAGAAAATAAAAAGTTCATTTACGGTCTGATCAAAGAGGGTGCCAGAGCCAAGGAGTATGAACTTGCCATGCTCTGGCTGACCGATTGCGGGCTTGTCCACAAGGTGCAGCGGGTCATGACACCAAATTTGCCGTTGAAAGCTTATGAGGACTTGAAAGCCTTTAAGCTGTTTCTAGTAGATATAGGTCTTCTATCCTGTATGACGGGGTTACGCCAGCAAACGCTCTTAGACGGGAGCGATTTGTTCAAAGAATTCAAGGGCGCGTTGACAGAGCAGTATGTTCTTCAGCAGCTTAAGACATTGAAAGATGTCCAGACTTATTATTGGACCGCTGAGCGCGGTATGGCCGAAGTGGATTTCATCATTGACAACGGCAGCGACATCATTCCCATTGAAGTCAAGGCCGAGGCCAATCTTCAGGCCAAAAGCCTGAAGGTCTACCGAGAAAAGTTCCAACCCAAACTGTCAATTCGCACGTCCATGGCGGATTACAAGAAAGAAGACTGGCTGTTGAATTTGCCGCTGTGGGCGATCGAATCAGCTTTAATTGATTATAAAACTTGTCAGCAATAG
- a CDS encoding DNA methyltransferase, with protein sequence MATIIKTIAEAISYDIDKIDFDEKWNLSDIPEHKIHSIHAYPAKFPAFIAEKAINYARDEGINVTRICDIFCGCGTVALEAKRYGIDFWGCDINPVATLIAKVKSDEYIIGTLEKYYQAIINQYESININSEIYETANERLQYWFDQEHYIDLKKLLMAINSMPNNKYRRAFLCLFSSILKSTSRWLTKSIKPQLDPNKKSIDTRCAFDIQYNKFIKILRSDSIHSNSSVQIVTGSFLTKKNIPPVNLIITSPPYVTSYEYADLHQLSSLWLGYTKDYKTLRKGTIGSVYNCENYYFEIMDLNETGKSVIEALRNNHSIDNSKIKSVARYFIDMQHTAQKCYDILCEEGMAFFVVGDTEYKDIKICNSRHLVESLIRSGFQSVRVSKRKISKKILTPYRDEKGKFTTDKNKREVYHEEFVIIGIKRKVGMADD encoded by the coding sequence ATGGCCACAATTATCAAAACAATTGCAGAAGCCATATCTTATGATATTGATAAAATAGATTTTGATGAAAAATGGAATCTCAGTGATATTCCAGAACATAAGATTCATTCTATTCATGCATACCCAGCAAAATTTCCCGCATTTATAGCAGAAAAAGCGATTAATTATGCCAGGGATGAGGGAATAAATGTTACAAGAATATGTGATATTTTTTGCGGTTGTGGGACTGTAGCACTTGAAGCAAAACGATATGGTATTGATTTTTGGGGATGTGATATTAATCCTGTTGCAACATTGATTGCAAAAGTAAAAAGCGATGAATATATAATTGGAACACTTGAAAAATATTATCAGGCTATTATTAATCAATATGAGTCTATTAATATTAATTCAGAAATATATGAAACAGCCAATGAGCGGTTACAGTACTGGTTTGATCAAGAACATTACATTGATTTAAAAAAATTGCTTATGGCAATAAACTCTATGCCTAATAATAAATATAGGCGAGCTTTTTTATGCCTTTTTTCTTCTATTTTAAAGAGTACATCTCGGTGGCTTACAAAATCTATTAAACCTCAATTAGACCCAAATAAAAAGTCAATTGATACACGATGTGCGTTTGACATTCAATATAATAAATTCATAAAAATATTAAGGTCCGATAGTATACATTCAAATTCTTCTGTTCAAATTGTTACTGGCAGCTTTTTAACCAAAAAAAATATTCCTCCTGTCAATTTGATTATTACTAGCCCTCCCTATGTGACGTCTTACGAATATGCTGATCTTCACCAATTATCCTCCTTATGGTTGGGATATACAAAGGATTATAAAACATTACGGAAGGGAACAATTGGGAGCGTTTATAACTGCGAAAACTACTATTTTGAAATAATGGATCTTAATGAAACGGGTAAAAGTGTCATTGAAGCACTAAGAAATAATCATTCAATAGACAATAGTAAGATAAAATCTGTTGCCAGATATTTTATCGACATGCAACATACAGCGCAAAAATGCTATGATATATTATGTGAGGAAGGAATGGCATTCTTTGTTGTTGGAGATACAGAATACAAAGATATAAAAATTTGCAATTCAAGGCATCTTGTTGAATCATTAATAAGAAGTGGATTTCAGTCAGTTCGAGTTTCTAAAAGGAAAATATCTAAAAAGATATTAACGCCATATAGAGATGAAAAAGGTAAGTTTACCACCGATAAAAACAAACGCGAAGTATACCATGAGGAATTCGTAATAATTGGCATAAAACGGAAGGTAGGGATGGCAGATGATTAG
- the sigK gene encoding RNA polymerase sporulation sigma factor SigK — MLGAVLGFALSGLLFFILHVTGSGSFPRPLTAQEERDCLERLKNGDMKAKNELIEHNLRLVAHIIKKYYANSNDQDDLISIGTIGLIKAVNTFDSSKGIRLSSYAARCIENEVLMFFRSSKKTAQDISINEPIDTDKDGNALTLMDVMATEDNIIDNLDCKIKSEQLKRYIREVLSPREQTIIELRYGLTGRSPLTQREVAQKLGISRSYVSGRA, encoded by the coding sequence ATGCTTGGTGCCGTACTTGGATTTGCGCTCTCCGGACTGCTGTTTTTTATTCTTCACGTCACAGGCTCGGGGTCCTTTCCCAGACCGCTTACGGCACAGGAAGAGAGGGACTGTCTGGAGCGGCTGAAAAACGGGGACATGAAGGCCAAAAATGAACTGATCGAACACAACCTCCGCCTGGTCGCCCATATCATCAAAAAATACTACGCCAACTCAAACGATCAGGACGACCTGATTTCCATTGGAACCATCGGTTTGATTAAAGCGGTAAATACGTTTGACAGCAGCAAGGGAATCCGCCTTTCCAGCTACGCAGCCCGGTGCATTGAAAATGAAGTGCTGATGTTCTTCCGCTCTTCCAAAAAAACCGCGCAGGATATCTCCATCAACGAGCCGATCGACACCGACAAGGATGGAAACGCACTGACGCTGATGGACGTGATGGCTACGGAGGACAACATTATTGACAACCTTGACTGTAAAATCAAATCGGAGCAGCTTAAACGGTATATCCGCGAGGTCCTGTCCCCCCGGGAGCAGACCATTATTGAGCTTCGGTACGGTCTGACCGGCCGCAGTCCGCTGACACAGCGGGAAGTGGCGCAGAAGCTGGGCATCTCCCGCTCGTATGTATCCGGGCGCGCTTAA
- a CDS encoding helix-turn-helix domain-containing protein, whose product MPNRKKTTAEEKIRIVELYLSGKIGYSEAGKQAGVDCKTIARWVSRYKTEGPAGFLTHGHDRAYGKETKLSAVLDYLAGKGSLQEICEKYGIRDTRQLRDWLRVYNCHEDFRIHTGGSRMTKGRDTTAKERMEIVKACIVNGNDYGGTALKYRVSYQQVYTWTRKYRNMGRAGLEDRRGHRAGTLPSRTPEEELRDKVAQLERKNYDLEMENALLKKVKELERRRR is encoded by the coding sequence ATGCCGAATAGGAAGAAGACAACAGCCGAAGAAAAGATCCGTATTGTAGAATTGTATTTGTCAGGCAAAATTGGATACAGCGAAGCAGGAAAACAGGCGGGAGTAGATTGCAAGACGATTGCGCGTTGGGTCAGTCGGTACAAGACGGAAGGGCCTGCGGGGTTTCTGACCCACGGACACGACCGGGCATACGGCAAGGAAACGAAACTATCGGCAGTTTTGGATTATCTTGCTGGGAAAGGTTCTCTTCAGGAAATCTGCGAAAAGTACGGAATCCGTGATACCCGGCAGCTCAGGGATTGGCTGAGGGTATATAATTGTCATGAAGACTTCAGGATACATACGGGAGGGAGTCGCATGACGAAGGGCCGGGATACAACCGCGAAAGAACGGATGGAGATCGTAAAAGCGTGTATCGTCAACGGGAATGATTACGGCGGTACAGCGCTTAAGTATCGAGTTTCTTACCAGCAGGTTTACACCTGGACGAGGAAATACCGAAATATGGGCAGGGCGGGGCTGGAGGACCGGCGGGGACACCGGGCCGGGACGCTTCCGAGCCGGACGCCGGAAGAAGAACTCAGAGACAAGGTTGCTCAGCTTGAACGGAAAAACTATGATCTGGAAATGGAGAACGCTCTGTTAAAAAAAGTGAAGGAATTGGAGAGGAGGCGACGTTGA